Proteins encoded together in one Corynebacterium liangguodongii window:
- a CDS encoding cytochrome c oxidase assembly protein yields the protein MAETQSVKAAWPLYLTAAVIAAVVAGAISSLFSGGSLAALGIPDPGPATTFGLPALRATAWILAALAVGSFLFTAFLLPPRQVGEDLNGARLTVDGVIAARTGGWALLSVALIALTMIPLVLSDVSGTPLPQVIFSPSAWSTALSQVADAKVWLGVAAIAAITGCAALAASAWWAQVALLIGAIATILPLGLTGHSAAGGAHDIGTNSYLWHLVSMLVWVGGLMALLAHGRRLGPHMGSAVRRYSAVALFSYLAMVVSGVINASIRVRPEDLFAYNYGLVLVVKTVGLIALGVIGYVYRRRIIDRLDDNPLAFRRLATAEIALMAVITGLAATLGRTPPPPPRVTDLTEMQLKMGYNLTAPLSATNWLTQWRPELLYSVIALLLAGYYLHLVRRVEGWSASRTAWWLAGCATVVVTLCSGIGMHMPASYSAHMVAHMSLSMVAPVFLVLGAPLTLIKAAYPAGEFNPRLWAESFERSRFLRVLTWPPISLAQFAFFFYVLYVSIPLYELMISEHAGHVIMNGVFLVSGYFYFWELIGPDHIASRATAKVRLAWLWVSMPIHLFMGVYLMQLGVVMGEEFYSSLKLPWQPDLLADQKAGGGIAWASGSFPLVIVFGQLFYLWWREDREETRALDQRADDTDDEEWRRYNEMLEQYSGHGGGRA from the coding sequence ATGGCAGAAACCCAGTCGGTCAAGGCGGCCTGGCCGCTCTACCTCACCGCCGCGGTCATCGCGGCCGTCGTCGCGGGAGCCATCTCCTCCCTGTTCTCCGGCGGCTCGCTTGCTGCGCTGGGGATCCCCGACCCGGGGCCCGCCACCACGTTCGGCCTGCCCGCGCTGCGGGCGACCGCGTGGATCCTCGCCGCACTGGCGGTAGGCTCCTTCCTGTTTACGGCCTTCCTCCTCCCGCCGCGCCAGGTGGGGGAGGACCTCAACGGTGCGCGGCTGACGGTCGACGGGGTGATAGCGGCGCGCACGGGCGGGTGGGCGTTGCTAAGCGTGGCTCTGATCGCGCTGACCATGATCCCGCTCGTGCTCTCCGATGTCTCCGGCACCCCGCTGCCCCAGGTGATCTTTTCTCCATCGGCGTGGTCGACCGCCCTGAGCCAGGTCGCGGACGCGAAAGTATGGCTCGGCGTTGCCGCCATCGCGGCGATCACCGGCTGTGCGGCGCTGGCCGCCTCGGCGTGGTGGGCGCAGGTAGCGCTGCTGATCGGCGCGATTGCCACCATCTTGCCGCTGGGGCTTACCGGTCACTCCGCGGCTGGCGGAGCGCACGATATCGGTACCAACTCTTATCTCTGGCACCTCGTGTCCATGCTTGTGTGGGTCGGCGGCCTCATGGCGCTGCTCGCGCACGGGCGCAGGCTGGGCCCGCACATGGGCTCCGCGGTACGGCGCTACTCCGCGGTGGCGCTGTTTTCCTACCTCGCGATGGTGGTATCGGGGGTGATCAATGCGTCGATACGCGTGCGCCCGGAAGATCTCTTCGCGTACAACTACGGGCTCGTGTTGGTGGTGAAAACCGTGGGGCTCATCGCGCTTGGCGTCATCGGGTACGTCTATCGCCGCCGCATCATCGACCGGCTCGATGACAACCCGCTCGCTTTTCGACGCCTCGCCACCGCCGAGATCGCCCTCATGGCAGTGATCACCGGCCTCGCCGCCACCCTCGGGCGCACCCCGCCGCCCCCGCCGCGGGTGACCGACCTGACGGAGATGCAGCTGAAGATGGGCTACAACCTCACCGCACCGCTTTCCGCCACCAACTGGCTCACGCAGTGGCGCCCCGAGCTTCTCTACAGCGTGATCGCGCTCCTGCTCGCCGGCTACTACCTGCACCTCGTTCGCCGGGTGGAAGGGTGGAGTGCGAGCCGCACCGCGTGGTGGCTCGCCGGCTGCGCGACCGTGGTGGTGACGCTGTGCTCGGGCATCGGGATGCACATGCCGGCTTCTTATTCCGCACACATGGTCGCTCACATGTCCCTGTCCATGGTCGCCCCCGTCTTCCTCGTCCTCGGCGCGCCGCTGACTCTAATCAAGGCCGCGTACCCGGCGGGGGAATTCAACCCGCGGTTGTGGGCGGAATCCTTTGAGCGCTCCCGCTTCCTGCGCGTGCTCACGTGGCCGCCGATCTCGCTCGCGCAGTTCGCGTTTTTCTTCTACGTCCTCTACGTCTCCATCCCGCTCTACGAGCTGATGATCTCCGAGCACGCCGGGCACGTCATCATGAACGGGGTGTTTTTGGTCTCGGGTTATTTCTATTTCTGGGAGCTCATCGGCCCGGACCACATCGCCTCTCGCGCCACCGCGAAGGTTCGGCTGGCCTGGCTGTGGGTCTCCATGCCGATCCACCTGTTCATGGGCGTCTACCTCATGCAGCTCGGCGTGGTCATGGGCGAGGAGTTCTACTCCTCGCTCAAGCTGCCGTGGCAGCCCGACCTGCTGGCGGACCAAAAGGCCGGCGGTGGTATCGCCTGGGCCTCGGGCTCTTTCCCGCTCGTGATCGTCTTTGGGCAGCTCTTCTACCTCTGGTGGCGCGAGGACCGAGAGGAAACACGGGCCCTAGACCAGCGTGCCGACGACACCGACGACGAGGAGTGGCGCCGCTACAACGAGATGCTCGAGCAGTACTCGGGCCACGGCGGCGGGCGCGCGTGA
- the orn gene encoding oligoribonuclease, translated as MSEGIAPKDNRIVWIDLEMTGLDPERHVIVEVAALVTDAELTILDEGIDLVVHATEEQLAEMDEVVVQMHSDNGLLADIKDSTVSIEEAEEAVLGLVAKHCDPAHPAPLAGNSIATDRSFIRAHMPRLDAALHYRMIDVSTVKELSRRWFPHAYYKQPAKGMAHRALADIVESIRELDYYRRAVFVPSPGPDTEAASAASTEASEAYQRFLQKDGHILS; from the coding sequence GTGTCGGAAGGAATCGCTCCGAAGGACAACCGCATCGTCTGGATCGACCTGGAGATGACCGGGCTCGACCCCGAACGCCACGTCATCGTCGAGGTCGCGGCCCTCGTCACGGATGCCGAGCTCACCATCCTCGACGAAGGCATCGACCTCGTCGTCCACGCCACCGAGGAGCAGCTCGCGGAAATGGACGAGGTCGTCGTCCAGATGCACAGCGACAACGGCCTGCTTGCGGATATCAAAGACTCGACCGTGAGCATCGAGGAAGCGGAGGAGGCGGTGTTAGGGCTCGTCGCCAAGCATTGCGACCCCGCCCACCCCGCACCGCTGGCAGGAAATTCGATCGCCACCGACCGCTCGTTCATTCGTGCGCACATGCCGCGTCTCGACGCCGCCCTGCACTACCGCATGATCGACGTCTCCACCGTCAAGGAGCTCTCGCGCCGCTGGTTCCCCCACGCGTACTACAAGCAGCCAGCGAAGGGCATGGCGCACCGCGCGCTGGCCGACATCGTCGAATCGATCCGCGAGCTCGACTACTACCGTCGCGCCGTCTTCGTCCCCTCCCCGGGGCCCGATACTGAGGCCGCTTCCGCGGCATCAACCGAGGCGAGTGAGGCCTACCAGCGGTTTTTGCAAAAAGATGGTCACATACTAAGCTAA
- a CDS encoding MFS transporter, whose protein sequence is MSSTVDTRAAHAQPQETSPAERRRVRFASTIGTTIEFYDFYAYATAAVAVFPFLFFPKAESSTVALLQSFATFGLAFIARPLGSVVFGHFGDRVGRKATLVFALLTMGIATFIIGLLPTYAQVGIWAPALLALMRFCQGLGLGGEWSGAALLSTETAAKGRRAWAAMWPQLGAPFGFFLSNGLFLILVTWLGHSTGDLEGAFMTWGWRVPFLMSAVMVAVGLWVRLQIEETPVFQQVIETDQKVSSPLSEVFAKAWRPLLQGTFVMVGCYTLFYIVTTWFLSYGIGSAAEGVGLGIPYVDFLKLQLVCIFGFMMGIPLACHLADTYGRRPVLGLTSVAIIAYGLAFTWLLNPETFTMISLGFFLFIGMFLMGMIFGPMSAILPELFPSNVRYTGSGIAYNVSSILGAAIAPFIATALNASYGPAAVGVYLAVVTVISLAAILWSPETKDKELHSI, encoded by the coding sequence GTGAGTTCAACCGTCGATACGCGTGCGGCGCACGCACAGCCGCAGGAAACGAGCCCTGCGGAGCGGCGCAGGGTGCGCTTCGCCTCCACCATCGGCACAACCATCGAGTTCTACGACTTCTACGCCTACGCCACCGCGGCCGTGGCCGTGTTCCCCTTCCTGTTCTTCCCCAAGGCGGAGAGCTCCACCGTCGCGCTGCTGCAGTCGTTCGCTACCTTCGGCCTCGCCTTCATCGCCCGCCCGCTCGGATCGGTCGTCTTCGGCCACTTCGGCGACCGCGTCGGGCGCAAGGCGACGCTCGTCTTCGCGCTATTGACCATGGGCATTGCGACGTTCATCATCGGACTTCTGCCCACGTATGCGCAGGTCGGCATCTGGGCGCCGGCGCTGCTCGCGCTCATGCGCTTCTGCCAGGGCTTAGGCCTCGGCGGGGAATGGTCGGGCGCCGCGCTGCTCTCCACCGAAACCGCCGCGAAGGGCCGCCGCGCCTGGGCAGCGATGTGGCCGCAGCTCGGCGCCCCGTTCGGGTTCTTCCTCTCCAACGGCCTCTTCCTCATCCTGGTGACCTGGCTGGGCCACTCCACCGGCGACCTCGAGGGCGCGTTCATGACCTGGGGTTGGCGAGTGCCCTTCCTCATGTCCGCGGTGATGGTCGCCGTCGGGCTGTGGGTGCGCCTGCAGATCGAGGAGACGCCGGTGTTCCAGCAGGTGATCGAGACCGACCAGAAGGTCTCCTCCCCGCTCTCCGAGGTGTTCGCCAAGGCCTGGCGCCCGCTGCTCCAAGGCACCTTCGTCATGGTCGGCTGCTACACGCTGTTCTACATCGTGACCACGTGGTTCCTCTCCTACGGCATCGGCTCCGCGGCAGAAGGCGTCGGCCTGGGCATCCCGTACGTGGACTTCCTCAAGCTCCAGCTGGTGTGCATCTTCGGCTTCATGATGGGCATCCCGCTCGCCTGCCACCTGGCCGACACCTATGGCCGGCGCCCCGTGCTCGGGCTCACCTCCGTGGCGATCATCGCCTACGGCCTGGCGTTCACGTGGCTGCTCAACCCGGAGACCTTCACGATGATCTCGCTGGGGTTCTTCCTGTTCATCGGCATGTTCCTCATGGGGATGATCTTCGGGCCGATGTCCGCGATCCTCCCGGAGCTCTTCCCCTCGAACGTGCGCTACACCGGCTCAGGCATCGCCTACAACGTCTCCTCTATCCTGGGCGCGGCGATCGCACCGTTTATTGCCACGGCACTCAACGCCTCTTACGGCCCCGCCGCGGTGGGCGTCTACCTCGCCGTGGTCACGGTGATCTCGCTGGCCGCGATCCTGTGGTCGCCGGAGACCAAGGACAAGGAATTGCATTCCATTTAG
- the ettA gene encoding energy-dependent translational throttle protein EttA: protein MAEFIYTMKNVRRAIGDKVILDNVTMAFYPGAKIGVVGPNGAGKSSMLKVMAGIDQPNNGEAFLDPGATVGILLQEPPLNEDKTVRENVEEGLGDIFEKKKRFEEIAEEMATNYSDELMEEMGKLQEALDAADAWEVDSKIEQAMEALRCPPSDSPVTHLSGGERRRVALAKLLLSEPDLLLLDEPTNHLDAESVLWLERHLQDYKGAVLAVTHDRYFLDNVAEWICEVDRGKLYPYEGNYSTYLEKKAERLEVTGKKDQKLQKRLKNELEWVRSSPKARQAKNKARLERYEEMAAEAEQYRKLDFEEIQIPTPPRLGNKVVEVEHLEKGFDGRVLIDDLSFTLPRNGIVGVIGPNGVGKTTLFKTIVGLEKPDNGTVEVGETVRLSYVDQNRANIDPEKTVWEVVSDGLDYIHVGQNEMPSRAYISAFGFKGPDQQKPSKVLSGGERNRLNLALTLKQGGNLILLDEPTNDLDVETLGSLENALQKFPGCAVVISHDRWFLDRTCTHILAWEGNVKEGQWFWFEGNFGDYEKNKIERLGEEAAKPSRVTHRRLTR from the coding sequence GTGGCTGAATTCATCTACACGATGAAAAACGTTCGCAGAGCCATCGGTGACAAGGTCATTCTTGACAACGTCACCATGGCCTTCTACCCGGGCGCGAAGATCGGCGTCGTCGGGCCCAACGGTGCCGGTAAGTCTTCCATGCTCAAAGTCATGGCCGGCATCGACCAGCCCAACAACGGCGAGGCTTTCCTCGACCCGGGCGCCACCGTCGGGATCCTGTTGCAGGAGCCGCCGCTGAACGAAGACAAGACGGTGCGCGAGAACGTCGAGGAGGGCCTGGGCGACATCTTCGAGAAGAAGAAGCGCTTTGAGGAAATCGCCGAGGAGATGGCGACGAACTACTCCGACGAGCTCATGGAGGAGATGGGCAAGCTCCAAGAGGCGCTCGACGCGGCGGATGCCTGGGAGGTCGACTCCAAGATCGAGCAGGCGATGGAGGCGTTGCGGTGCCCGCCGTCGGATTCTCCGGTGACGCACCTCTCCGGTGGCGAGCGCCGCCGCGTCGCTCTGGCTAAGCTCCTGCTCTCCGAGCCTGACCTGCTCCTTCTCGACGAGCCGACGAACCACCTCGACGCCGAGAGCGTGCTGTGGCTGGAGCGACACCTCCAGGACTACAAGGGCGCGGTGCTGGCCGTGACCCACGACCGCTACTTCCTCGACAACGTCGCCGAGTGGATCTGCGAGGTCGACCGCGGCAAGCTCTACCCCTACGAAGGGAACTACTCCACCTACCTGGAGAAGAAGGCGGAGCGCCTCGAGGTCACCGGCAAGAAGGACCAGAAGCTGCAGAAGCGCCTGAAGAACGAGCTCGAGTGGGTGCGTTCCTCGCCCAAGGCCCGCCAGGCGAAGAACAAGGCCCGCCTGGAGCGCTACGAGGAGATGGCGGCCGAGGCGGAGCAGTACCGCAAGCTCGACTTCGAGGAAATCCAGATCCCGACCCCGCCGCGCCTGGGCAACAAGGTCGTCGAGGTCGAGCACCTGGAGAAAGGCTTCGACGGGCGCGTGCTTATCGATGACCTCTCGTTTACACTGCCCCGCAACGGCATCGTCGGGGTGATCGGCCCCAACGGTGTGGGCAAGACCACGCTGTTTAAGACGATCGTGGGGCTGGAGAAGCCCGACAACGGAACCGTTGAGGTCGGCGAGACCGTCAGGCTGTCCTACGTTGACCAGAACCGCGCGAATATCGATCCCGAGAAGACGGTGTGGGAGGTCGTCTCCGACGGTTTGGACTACATCCACGTCGGGCAAAACGAGATGCCGTCCCGCGCCTACATCTCCGCCTTCGGTTTTAAGGGCCCGGACCAGCAGAAGCCCTCGAAGGTGCTCTCCGGCGGAGAGCGCAACCGCCTCAACCTGGCGCTGACGCTGAAGCAGGGCGGAAACCTCATCCTGCTCGATGAGCCGACTAACGACCTCGACGTGGAAACGCTCGGCTCGCTGGAAAACGCGCTACAGAAGTTCCCGGGCTGCGCCGTGGTGATCTCGCACGACCGCTGGTTCCTCGACCGCACCTGCACCCACATCCTGGCCTGGGAGGGCAACGTGAAGGAGGGGCAGTGGTTCTGGTTCGAAGGTAACTTCGGGGACTACGAGAAGAACAAGATTGAACGCCTTGGCGAGGAGGCGGCGAAGCCGTCCCGCGTGACCCACCGCAGGCTCACTCGATAG
- a CDS encoding transcriptional regulator: MPLDTVIHPINRLKICAALSAGGATEGELRYEMRFSRLRELTKLSDATLSKQLTALEEHGYITRFREYGSTRAKDTVWVTLTKKGKEAFDSHVAALREIAGEVPPP; encoded by the coding sequence ATGCCGCTTGACACCGTCATCCACCCCATCAACCGCCTGAAGATCTGCGCGGCCTTAAGCGCCGGCGGCGCCACCGAAGGCGAGCTGCGCTACGAGATGCGGTTCTCTCGCCTCCGCGAGCTCACCAAGCTTAGCGACGCCACCTTGTCCAAGCAGCTCACCGCCCTAGAGGAGCACGGTTATATCACCCGTTTCCGGGAGTACGGCTCCACCCGGGCGAAAGACACCGTGTGGGTCACCTTGACGAAGAAGGGCAAGGAGGCTTTCGACTCCCACGTCGCCGCGCTGCGGGAGATCGCGGGGGAGGTGCCGCCCCCATAA
- a CDS encoding single-stranded DNA-binding protein has protein sequence MSQMHVTVNGNLTHDPELLHFGDQKFLAKFRVASSRSYRTNEKGNNDKPIWQEVDNLFIDVECWGQLAVNSMASLFKGAPVIATGYLVSDMWEDASRLNDKGEPVTRQKIVLKAYRVAFELGNYQVSSKKVSHQGNTPEGMSPVTVVSGEELVAQSAAERVSAEDKVSLEGNSFDDAVAEGVAHAELAGEVIAPF, from the coding sequence ATGAGCCAAATGCACGTCACTGTCAACGGAAACCTCACGCACGATCCGGAGCTGCTCCACTTCGGGGACCAGAAGTTCCTGGCGAAGTTCCGGGTCGCCTCCTCGCGGTCTTACCGCACGAACGAAAAAGGCAACAACGACAAGCCCATCTGGCAGGAGGTAGACAACCTCTTCATCGACGTCGAGTGCTGGGGCCAGCTCGCGGTGAACTCGATGGCCTCGCTCTTTAAGGGCGCGCCCGTCATTGCCACCGGCTACCTCGTCTCCGATATGTGGGAAGACGCCAGCCGGCTCAACGACAAGGGTGAACCCGTCACACGCCAAAAAATCGTGCTCAAGGCCTACCGGGTAGCCTTCGAGCTGGGCAACTACCAGGTCTCGTCGAAGAAGGTCTCGCACCAGGGCAACACGCCGGAAGGCATGAGCCCCGTCACGGTGGTCTCTGGTGAGGAGCTGGTGGCGCAGTCCGCCGCGGAGCGCGTGAGCGCCGAAGATAAGGTCTCGCTAGAGGGCAATTCTTTCGATGACGCGGTCGCGGAGGGCGTGGCCCACGCTGAGCTCGCCGGGGAGGTCATCGCGCCGTTTTAG
- a CDS encoding NADPH-dependent 2,4-dienoyl-CoA reductase — protein sequence MATTYPHLLEPLDLGFTTLKNRVIMGSMHTGLEEAENGFARMAAFYAERAAGGVGLIVTGGVAPNDAGRTRAHAARMATEDEAAAHRQVTDAVHAEGGKIAMQILHTGRYAFHDKAVAPSPLQAPISPFPPHELTDAEIEETIEDYVRCALLAKQAGYDGVEVMGSEGYLINQFTAPFTNKRTDRWGGSLSNRTRLPREIVRRIREAAGEDFIIIYRLSMLDLVPDASTLEEVVQLAAWIEEAGATILNTGIGWHESRVPTIAASVPRGAWAWVTKKLADARADGAFAIPLVTSNRINTPEKAEELLAGGTADVVSMARPFLADPEFVSKAAAGRANLINTCIACNQACLDHIFADRTATCLVNPRAARETELVISPADHPKRIAVVGAGPAGLACAVTAAQRGHAVTLFDASPAIGGQLNVARTIPGKEEFNETVRYFGEMLRETGVATRLGHRPTADELDAFDEVVVATGVAPRVPAIEGIDHPKVLSYLEVLRERRPVGESVAILGAGGIGFDVAEFLTAGEGDFYREWGVDTQYAHAGGLTKPHRERPARRVALMQRKESKVGAGLGTTTGWIHRADLKMRGVEMLAGVSYTRIDDAGLHITVGGSERTLAVDNVVICTGQEPERGPYDELVARGVSAHLIGGADVAAELDAKRAIDQGTRLAARL from the coding sequence ATGGCTACCACCTACCCGCACCTGCTCGAACCGCTCGACCTGGGGTTTACCACCCTGAAAAACAGGGTCATCATGGGCTCTATGCACACCGGCCTGGAGGAGGCGGAGAACGGCTTTGCGCGCATGGCGGCCTTCTACGCTGAGCGCGCAGCAGGCGGGGTGGGGCTCATCGTCACCGGCGGCGTTGCGCCCAATGACGCGGGGCGCACGAGGGCGCACGCGGCGCGCATGGCCACCGAGGATGAGGCCGCGGCGCACCGGCAGGTCACCGATGCTGTGCACGCCGAAGGCGGGAAGATCGCCATGCAGATCCTCCATACCGGCCGCTACGCCTTCCACGACAAGGCCGTGGCCCCGAGTCCGCTCCAGGCACCGATTTCCCCGTTCCCGCCGCACGAGCTCACCGACGCGGAGATCGAGGAGACGATCGAGGACTACGTGCGCTGCGCCCTTCTAGCCAAACAGGCGGGCTATGACGGCGTGGAGGTCATGGGCTCGGAGGGCTACCTGATTAACCAGTTCACCGCTCCTTTCACCAACAAGCGCACAGACCGTTGGGGCGGATCCTTGAGCAACCGCACCCGCCTGCCGCGCGAGATCGTTCGCCGCATCCGCGAGGCCGCGGGCGAGGACTTCATCATCATCTATCGCCTCTCCATGCTCGACCTCGTGCCCGATGCTTCCACGCTCGAGGAGGTGGTCCAGCTCGCCGCGTGGATCGAGGAGGCCGGAGCGACGATCCTCAATACGGGCATCGGCTGGCACGAGTCTCGCGTGCCGACGATCGCGGCCTCCGTCCCCCGCGGCGCCTGGGCCTGGGTGACCAAGAAGCTTGCCGACGCCCGCGCGGACGGCGCCTTCGCCATCCCCCTGGTGACATCGAACCGCATCAATACCCCCGAGAAGGCCGAGGAACTCCTCGCCGGCGGCACGGCGGATGTGGTCTCCATGGCGAGGCCCTTCCTCGCCGACCCGGAGTTCGTGTCCAAGGCCGCCGCGGGGCGGGCCAACCTCATCAACACGTGCATCGCCTGCAACCAGGCCTGCCTCGACCACATCTTCGCCGATCGCACCGCGACCTGCCTGGTTAACCCGCGCGCCGCCCGCGAGACCGAGCTCGTGATCTCCCCCGCCGACCACCCCAAGCGCATCGCCGTCGTCGGCGCCGGCCCGGCGGGCCTTGCCTGCGCGGTCACCGCCGCCCAGCGCGGTCACGCGGTCACGCTTTTCGACGCCTCCCCCGCCATCGGCGGCCAGCTCAACGTCGCCCGCACCATCCCCGGCAAGGAGGAGTTCAACGAGACGGTGCGCTACTTCGGCGAGATGCTGCGGGAAACCGGCGTGGCCACGCGGCTCGGCCACCGCCCCACCGCCGACGAGCTCGATGCCTTCGATGAGGTCGTCGTGGCCACCGGCGTGGCCCCGCGCGTGCCCGCCATCGAGGGCATCGACCACCCGAAGGTGCTGAGCTACCTCGAGGTGCTGCGCGAGCGCCGGCCCGTCGGCGAGTCCGTGGCCATCCTCGGCGCCGGCGGGATTGGTTTTGATGTCGCGGAGTTCCTCACGGCGGGCGAGGGGGATTTCTACCGGGAGTGGGGCGTCGATACGCAGTACGCGCACGCGGGCGGGCTGACGAAGCCGCACCGCGAGCGCCCGGCGCGGCGGGTGGCCCTCATGCAGCGCAAGGAGTCGAAGGTCGGCGCTGGGCTGGGCACGACGACGGGGTGGATCCACCGCGCGGATTTAAAAATGCGCGGCGTGGAGATGCTCGCCGGCGTGAGCTACACGCGTATCGACGACGCCGGGCTCCACATCACCGTCGGCGGCAGCGAACGCACCCTGGCGGTGGACAACGTCGTCATCTGCACCGGCCAGGAGCCGGAGCGCGGCCCCTACGACGAGCTCGTCGCGCGCGGGGTGAGCGCCCACCTCATCGGTGGCGCGGACGTCGCCGCCGAACTCGACGCCAAGCGGGCGATCGACCAGGGCACGCGGCTGGCGGCACGATTGTGA
- a CDS encoding helix-turn-helix domain-containing protein: protein MSSQPRVVCHLDSLIEARGITGAALAEQVGITPVNLSVLRNNRAKAVRFSTLIGLCEALDCQPGDIFTVESD from the coding sequence TTGTCTAGCCAGCCCCGCGTCGTCTGCCACCTCGACTCTCTCATCGAGGCCCGCGGCATCACCGGCGCCGCGCTCGCCGAGCAGGTCGGAATCACCCCGGTCAACCTCTCCGTGCTGCGCAACAACCGCGCCAAGGCGGTGCGGTTTAGCACCCTGATCGGGCTGTGCGAAGCCCTGGACTGCCAGCCCGGCGACATCTTCACTGTCGAGTCCGACTAG
- a CDS encoding LGFP repeat-containing protein, which translates to MRVEGERQKYCRQDAGFSVPTTKGSGPTPDGIGRYNVFEGGMIYWTPQTGAHPVSGTFLLQYPERGFEKGLLGYPVGDPVAQDSFWQ; encoded by the coding sequence GTGCGGGTTGAGGGTGAGCGGCAAAAGTATTGCCGGCAGGATGCTGGTTTCAGCGTGCCCACCACCAAGGGGTCAGGTCCCACCCCAGACGGAATCGGGCGCTACAACGTCTTCGAAGGCGGAATGATCTACTGGACACCACAGACCGGAGCACATCCAGTGAGCGGAACATTTCTACTTCAGTACCCTGAACGGGGTTTTGAAAAAGGGCTTTTGGGCTACCCCGTAGGGGATCCGGTTGCACAAGATAGCTTCTGGCAGTAA
- the cmrA gene encoding mycolate reductase (Catalyzes the final step in mycolic acid biosynthesis.), whose protein sequence is MTFPSPTATSYALITGASQGIGEALARELASAGYNLILVARREDVLMALADSLSQRHGVNCEVFAADLSLERDVTALIEHIGNRTVSICINSAGIASFGPFMKADWDYEVGQYNLNATAVFRITKAVLDQMVPRGQGALCNVGSAAGNMPIPNNATYVFTKAGVNTFTESLHFELKPAGVHCTLLAPGPVRASVVPEEEQTIVDKVVPDFLWTTYESCASDTLAAMRRNKRRVVPGPLSKAMDVVSTYTPRGWLSPLIGRFYSQMGEG, encoded by the coding sequence ATGACATTCCCCTCCCCCACCGCAACCTCCTACGCGCTGATCACCGGCGCGTCGCAAGGCATCGGCGAAGCCCTGGCCCGCGAGCTCGCCTCCGCGGGCTACAACCTCATCCTCGTCGCCCGGCGCGAAGACGTGCTCATGGCCCTTGCCGACTCCCTCTCCCAGCGCCACGGAGTCAACTGTGAGGTCTTCGCCGCAGACCTCTCGCTCGAACGCGACGTCACGGCTCTCATCGAGCACATCGGCAACCGCACGGTGAGCATCTGCATCAACTCCGCCGGCATCGCATCCTTTGGCCCCTTCATGAAGGCCGACTGGGACTACGAGGTAGGCCAGTACAACCTCAACGCCACGGCGGTCTTCCGCATCACCAAGGCGGTACTCGACCAGATGGTGCCGCGCGGGCAGGGCGCACTATGCAACGTCGGCTCCGCAGCCGGCAACATGCCGATCCCGAATAACGCCACCTACGTCTTCACCAAGGCCGGGGTGAACACCTTCACCGAGTCCCTCCACTTCGAGCTCAAGCCCGCAGGAGTCCACTGCACCCTGCTCGCTCCCGGCCCGGTGCGCGCCTCGGTCGTCCCGGAGGAAGAACAAACGATCGTGGACAAGGTCGTGCCCGATTTCTTATGGACGACCTACGAGTCCTGCGCGAGCGACACCCTCGCCGCGATGCGGCGCAACAAGCGCCGCGTCGTACCCGGCCCGTTGTCCAAGGCAATGGACGTCGTCTCTACCTACACCCCGCGCGGCTGGCTCTCCCCGCTGATCGGTCGCTTCTACTCGCAGATGGGAGAAGGATAA